The window CGACCTGGACGTCGACACGCTGCGCGCGCTCGAAGACGCCCTGCTGAACTTTGCCGGGTGCGCGGTGGTCATCAGCCACGACCGCTGGTTCCTGGACCGCATCGCCACGCACATCCTGGCGTTCGAGGGCGAAAGCCGCGTCGTCTTCTTCGAAGGCAACTACCAGGAATACGAAGCCGACAAGAAGCGCCGCCTGGGCGCCGACGCCGACATCCCGCACCGCATCAAGTACAAGCGCCTCGTGCGGGCGTGAACGGAGCCGAATGCGCCGGGTGCAGAATGTCGTGTGCTGAGCCTCGGCGCGTTCCATAACCCGAATCCGGGAGCATGACGTGGATCCCCGCGCGGTGGATGCTACCTATCGTACGTTTCCTCCATTCTCTGAGTGGGCGAAAGCGTCGATCGACCATGTGCGCTGGGATCGCTACTCCGCAATTGTTGCGGAGCGCGGGCGAGTCTCTCCTGATGAACTCGCTCGTGCGCGAGAGGTTGTGAAACGTGCAGCCGCAGTAGATACCGGCGCAATCGAAGGGCTGTATGACGTAGATCGAGGGTTTACCTTCACCGTGGCTACTCAAGCTGCTGTGTGGGAGGCTGCAATGGACTCCAAGGGCCAGCAGGTGCGGGCCTTGTTCGAGTCGCAACTCCGTGCCTACGACTACGTCCTCGATGTTGCGACGAACCGCGCTCCCATCTCGGAAACGTGGATCCGCACACTACATCAGGAACTTTGTGCAGCTCAGCAGACCTATTCGGTAATGACCGAAGTAGGGCCTCAGACGCACCAACTCCCGACAGGCGAGTACAAGCACCTTTCCAACCACGTTCGGCTCGCGGGCGGAGGCACCCACGCCTACGCGCCTGTAGACCTGGTGCCTGCGGAGATGCATCGGTTCTGTGAAGTTCTTCGAAGCGAAGAGTTCCTTGAGGCGCACCCCGTTCTACAGGCATCATACGCCCATTATGCTTTTGTAGTCATACATCCATTCGCTGATGGCAATGGCCGCGTGGCACGTGCTCTCGCCTCAATTTTCACCTACCGCGCGCACTCCATTCCATTGATGATTCTGGTCGAGAACCGAAAGGAATACCTGGACTCGCTTGCGGCGGCGGATCGAGGGGATTACCAGCGCTTCACCGATTTCACGATGGAGCGAGCGCTGGATTCGATCCTGTTGGTCAACGAGAGCCTCGGTGCTGCACTGAGCCCGCAGCCGGCGGAGGCACTTGGAGAATTGCAGGCCCTCTTCACCACGCGGGGGGGATACACGCAGGAAGACGTTGAGAAAGCGGGGCGGGAACTCTTTGAGCAAGTGCGGCAACAGTTTGAATCCCAAGCCACACGCTATGAGCGAGGTGAGCGGCTTAGAATCTCCGTTAACCGTGGGAACCACTACCAGCAGCGTTTTGCGACCATTCCGGCGGGCCGTGTAGTTACGAGCGCGGAGTGGGACACGCTCGGCTTGAGTTTTAGGATCGGCCCCCCGGTACAAGCCCATCTCGACATTAATTACGTAGTCGCCGTGCCACTCAATGCCGAACGAGAGGACGACATCAGCCTGGTTGAAACGACCACTCAGCGCCGCGTGTTCAGCGCTCGCGTTTCCGAATTGGTGCACGGTCCGACCGCTGCGCTGAGAATGCGCCTGATGATTGGAGCGGAGCGAATCTTTGGTGAGGCTCTGAACAACTTGCTTCAAAATACTCGGAAGCCGGCTCCACCAGGCGAGGACAGGTCTACATAGCGCCTCATGCGCATGTAAGGGGGTTGGTGATGTAGAAAGAGGGTGGCCGCGCGAGCACGCGGCCACCCTCCTTCTTTTCTCCGCGTCCTCCGCGCCTCCGCGTGAGACGCTGTTCGATCAGTTCTGCGGCGTCTCGGGGGCGTGCGGGCCACCGACGGCGGGCAGCGTGTCTGGCTCGTGCGCGTCGGAGAGGATGCGCACGGGGCGTTCGATTGGGCGCGCTTCGGGTGCCTTGCGCGCGGTGCGCGGGGGCTGGATGGCGCGGCCGGTGCCGGTGGGCGCGCGTGCGGGCTCGCTCGGGCGCGGCCGGTACTCGTCCAGGCCCAGCGCGCCGTTGAAGCGGAAGTCGTACTCCCGCGCCGAACGCGCGACCGCGGATTGCGCCAGCCGCGGCTCCGCCTGCCCCACTCCCCACGTGGCGCCGCGCCGGGCATCCGGGTCTCCGTCGCGAGCGGCGGCCCAGAGGTCGGCGAGGTTCACGTCGTACGTCACCTGCAGCTCGGGCCCGACGGACGGCCCGGGCGCGGCGTCGCGAAGAAGGGCGTTGGCCGGCTTCACTGGAGCGGCGCTCGATAGCTGAACGGGCGATGGCTCCGGCCGGCCTACACGGCGATTGGTCGACCGGCGCGGCTGCGGGCGCGCGTGGCCGTCGATCGAGGCGGTGACGGCTGGCGTGGGCCGCGGAGCGTCGTCGTCCACGCGGACGGACGGGGCGGCGGCGGCGAGCGGAAGCAGGGCCAGCGCCCCGATCGCGGCGCACGCCAGGGCCACGCGCGCGGAGACGCTGTCGCGGGCGCGGGCGCCATCCAGCACGGCCACCACGCGGTCCTCCAGCTGCGATCGAGCCGCCATCCCCACCGCCGCGGCCGCGGTCAGGCGGGCGGGGCGGAAGGCGCGGGCGACCGCCAGCAGGTGGCCGGCGTAGTCCGAGGCGCGCGTTCCCGCGGCGAGCACGCGGTCGTCGCACGCCTGCTCGCGCTCCTCGCGCATGCGGTGCGCGGCCCACCACGCGCCCGGGTGAAACCAGTACAACGCGCAGGCCAGCGAGGCCACCAGCTGCCAAAGGCAGTCGCGCCTCGCCACGTGCGCAAGCTCGTGCAGCAGCACCACGCGCCGCCGCTCCGCGCTCCACGCGTCCGCCTCGGCGGGCAGGAGCACGGCCGGGTGCACGATTCCCCACGTCATCGGCATGGCACCGCCGGAGGCGCGCAGGAGGCGCACGCGGCGGGCGACCCCCAACTCCCGCGCCGCCGATTTCATCCGCTCCATCCACTCACCGCCAGTGATGGGCTCCGCACGCCCTGCGAGCGCGCGCACCGCGGCCTGCGCCACCGCCAGGCGGACGAGCGCGATCAGCGCGCCCGCCGCCCAGAGCGCCAGCGCGATCGTCCCCCACGGCAGCGCTGCCAGCACCGCTGCCCGTGCGCCGGGGACGAGGAGTGCGGGATGGATGGCATCCACCGACACGAATGCCAGCTCCCAGTGCGGCAGCACCAGCGACAGCGCGGGAAGGGCGAGGAGCGAAACCATCACCAGCCCCCACGCCAGGTGCCGCGCCGCCGCCGACCGCCGCCGCATCAGCGCCGCGGCCAGCGCCGCGGCGGCCAGCAGCAGCGTCCCGCGGGCCACCAGCCATACGGCGGGCGCCAGCCACGGGGCGGCATCGTGGGCGGGGAGCGGGATGGACATCCGTCAGTGGCCCTGGCTGCGCGCCGTTTCGATCAGGCTGGCAATGCGCTCCAGCTCGGCTTCGGACATCCGGTTGCGCGATTCGTCCAGCAGCGCGGCGACCGCGGCCTCGGTGGAGCCGCCGAAGAAGGTGCGCACCATGTGCGAAAGCGCGCTGCGCCGGGCCGACTCACGGGGTACGGTAGGCAGGTACAGG is drawn from Longimicrobium sp. and contains these coding sequences:
- a CDS encoding M56 family metallopeptidase, with the translated sequence MSIPLPAHDAAPWLAPAVWLVARGTLLLAAAALAAALMRRRSAAARHLAWGLVMVSLLALPALSLVLPHWELAFVSVDAIHPALLVPGARAAVLAALPWGTIALALWAAGALIALVRLAVAQAAVRALAGRAEPITGGEWMERMKSAARELGVARRVRLLRASGGAMPMTWGIVHPAVLLPAEADAWSAERRRVVLLHELAHVARRDCLWQLVASLACALYWFHPGAWWAAHRMREEREQACDDRVLAAGTRASDYAGHLLAVARAFRPARLTAAAAVGMAARSQLEDRVVAVLDGARARDSVSARVALACAAIGALALLPLAAAAPSVRVDDDAPRPTPAVTASIDGHARPQPRRSTNRRVGRPEPSPVQLSSAAPVKPANALLRDAAPGPSVGPELQVTYDVNLADLWAAARDGDPDARRGATWGVGQAEPRLAQSAVARSAREYDFRFNGALGLDEYRPRPSEPARAPTGTGRAIQPPRTARKAPEARPIERPVRILSDAHEPDTLPAVGGPHAPETPQN
- a CDS encoding Fic family protein, which encodes MDPRAVDATYRTFPPFSEWAKASIDHVRWDRYSAIVAERGRVSPDELARAREVVKRAAAVDTGAIEGLYDVDRGFTFTVATQAAVWEAAMDSKGQQVRALFESQLRAYDYVLDVATNRAPISETWIRTLHQELCAAQQTYSVMTEVGPQTHQLPTGEYKHLSNHVRLAGGGTHAYAPVDLVPAEMHRFCEVLRSEEFLEAHPVLQASYAHYAFVVIHPFADGNGRVARALASIFTYRAHSIPLMILVENRKEYLDSLAAADRGDYQRFTDFTMERALDSILLVNESLGAALSPQPAEALGELQALFTTRGGYTQEDVEKAGRELFEQVRQQFESQATRYERGERLRISVNRGNHYQQRFATIPAGRVVTSAEWDTLGLSFRIGPPVQAHLDINYVVAVPLNAEREDDISLVETTTQRRVFSARVSELVHGPTAALRMRLMIGAERIFGEALNNLLQNTRKPAPPGEDRST